The following is a genomic window from Solanum stenotomum isolate F172 chromosome 4, ASM1918654v1, whole genome shotgun sequence.
ataagaatatttttattagtcatgaatattaaaataaataaattagaaaaaaatgctTACCTCTTGTTGTTGTTACTGGCCAACACTAGCATACCCTTATAACCCAGAATTGTCAATCCAAAGCAAACAATactcaaaacataaaaaaaatgaactcaaagTCATTCAATAGATTAACAATAAGAGATTAGTGACAATAAAAATTTCTAATGAACACTATTATTCCTAAAGGTGGGTaaatcatatcatatagttTTGTTTGAACATACTTATTACGGTTAGGAATGTGTCTAGTAAGGAGTTCctactaaaatattttcaaccCAAACATTAAAGCATTAGGTTGTTGGTTAAAGTGTTGTTGACCCAAAGGAGGATTGTTATCAAAATAtaaacaacataatttatatacTTAATTGAGGATGAATGAAATTATTCCAAATATAGTctctatataataataataataataataataataataataataataataataataataaatatattttggatACATGCATCAATAGTACATTATAATCATGTCAAGAGAGTGTAGACTAATATATACAATGCcttcttaaatatattttttttatatacaaactcaAGAGCCATGAGGCATAtacatattaaaagaaaattttgttcatTACATAAACACacaaatcaatttcttttttgttttgtattggacttttttaatttttaaaatctactttcattctctctctttttcttttgttggtgGGTGTGCATAATGAAATGATAccttatttaatttattgaacttattgaaattttaaaaaaataaatcattttattagtTATAGTTACTAGTAAAGTTCAATTTTTATGCTTATGATTTTAGAGTGTTTTACCTTGGTTGATAAGATGCAATATAGTAGGGGCAGATTTATAATTGAATTTATTAATTCATGAAAATTCACTAATTTTGATTCAaagtctatatttatttattaagatcAAAGTTGTTGATGTTGGATTGTAATAACCATATTGACAAGAATTTATCTTTacttaatattatataattaatttattcagAATCTAATAAGCAATGAAATTATAGTTCAAATCTATAAACTTAATAATATTAATCTATCCTTAAATTATAGcctcttttgatgatttgaacAATATATAGGATTTAGCTTGTTCAATTGTGTTGCAACATAGACCTTAAAATcacttctattttttaaaatgttagaTCTTCATACTATATTATTCGCGCTTCATGAGTTGATTTTTGAAGCTGAGTTAGTAACTCAGTTCATTATACTTTTTCTAATTTAAcgtatgattaaaaaatatttcaactatGGTATGACGGAGATATCCACGTAGGATCAATCATTGGCCACATAGATCCTGTTCATTTAGCAAACCAAATGATAAAACGACATCGTTTCATGGTTCATAAATGTTACAAAAcaatatcattaaaaaaaattacaatatcaTAAAAGACCACCGCCAAAAATGTCAGTCATTCACGTGGACTTCTTCTGCATTAACACTTATATATTAAGattcgattaaatttaaatttatttattgcGTAACTCATTTTTTGAACAATACCTCTAACATGATTTCTTCCATTCTCAAGAGTTCAAGCCGAGATATCCtattaagaatgaaaaaaagattaataGTTCTTCACTTGGAATCACACCCTCCATGTTGGGTGGAATAATTGAGATTTTTTGTGGCTATTAGTATAGAATTAATATtaagtaaattatatttttatttacttagttATATTCTTAACACAAATTATTACATTCATAAACGGAAGTAGATTTACAATTTCTAGAACATACCTGCATTACTTATAAAATATGAGGAAAAAAGAAGTCTGAAGTGAGAATATATCCGTAgctattactttaaaaaaataactcaatATTCAATTAAGTGTATCATCAACTTTTTTGAATCATAAGGGCTATAGTAGTCTTAATAATATTAGATTAATTCTAAAAAATTCACACGTAAAAACACATTCACTATATAAAAACATGGTTATGaacttttattatttctctAGTAGTACAACTTGCATGctatatataaacttaaactttataattatatatcataagAAGTGACTctactttttaaaacaaaagtaCAAGCCCAATTGGAAATGCACCATCACCGAGAGTTAGTTGAGTTATGAAAATCCCTTGAGAGAAGGAACACTTTTCTAAGCAAAGAAAACGCCTCtctaaaagaaaaactttttctTCTGTATTTGATATTATCCTTTCTATTTTACTACCCCACAcgaatttatactaaaaacaAGAACTCATTATTGAATATTTGTCACTCAAACATAACTATCTAGATATCTAGGGTTGAACACTTTGATGACAAGGGTAATAATAATTACTACTTAATGACATTGGCATATGTCtattaatttcaactttttcaaGAGATTGAACTTGCTTCTTCAAGAATTTCATGTAATGAATTGCTTCATCTAACATTGATGCTGTGTCCATTTTTGTTCCACCTGGTACTAATCTTTGTAGTATCCTTATTTTTTCACTTATCTTTTCTCTCCTATGGCGCGCCGCCACGCTTTGAGGGTCGCTCGATATCTTCACGTTCCTTCTCTTGGGCGCTTTTACTGATCGATGATCCACAAATAATATCCATGTAGAAAAAATAACCAATATTGATATCAAGATATGGTTAACAATGAGAATAAAAAAGTCAACAAATATCTCGACTTTCACATCAACGAAAAAACCACTAGTGCAAATAGAAATTGATGTTCATTGATAAAAGATTGGTTGATATATTTATGTTCCTTCTCTTGGTGCTTTTACTAATCAGccagaaataattaatattcacCATAAATAACATGGAAAAATAACCAATATCTATCAAGATATCAttaaaaatgagaataaaaaaaaaagaaacaagttAACATATATCTTGATTctcacataaataaaaaaaaaaaccactactagaaaaaacaaaaattaatgaggattgacgagagggagttgctcggatggtaagcatcCCTCACTTTcaacccgaaggttgcgagtttGAATCACCAAGagagcaaaaggggtgggagctcctaaagaggaaaaaaataattaatgaggGTCAAATTCAATAGTCAAACAACAAAATTTGGTGATAATCCCCAATAGTAAATTAGCAACAcattaaaaagacaaattagTTAATGGctgttttcattttttgataGTGGTATGAATGGAAAGATGCCATGAACTATCAAGCCTCTAAATGCAAGTTGCACCTAAAGTCATTAGCCTGAGGGCACGTTTATCTGAGCGTCACGGAAATATAGATAGAACCACACACAAGGACAACAAAATTCTTACCTGATGATGGATCGATTTGAATTGGTTGCATTGCAGCTATTCTAAAAATCATCTCTCTCATAGCCACCATAGAATTTCGCTTCAATGTATGTGAAGGAAATGTACTCAAATGCGAGgcaatggatacttgttctttatAGTTACCTTTAACAGAAGTACTCCACTTCCCATTACTACGACTCGAATTTTCCAAAAAAGGAAGGGTTATTGAAGATTCTTGATGAATTATTTGAGGAGATCTAGAGTCATTGAATGGAATGGTAGATGATGGCACATTGTTCAAAAATGTGGATGGTGAATTATGATGATCGATAATTTCAAAGAAATTATTAcgattaatattattattattgttgttgttgttattgcttCGTCGTGGACTATAGTCCAACATTGGCATTTCATTTTCCATTTGCATCATGAACATTTCCATTTGATCTTCACAAGGTGAGGATTTGAGCAAGTCAATATTATCCATATATATGACTTTTTCTCCTTTATagagtaaagaaaagaaaaagattattGATGTTTGTTATTGGAAAGAGCAGAATGTACGCAGATCGAAAGTTTGATGATAATTAAagcaaaagatctaacaactactatagtctatttgatttttttggagATGAAATATTGAGAGGGAAATAAAATAGTGATATATATTGGGAACGGACTATAATAAAGCTCATTGGGAATGCTATATATAACAACTTGtaaggaaattattattattattgttattattatgattattattattattattgattatatAGTACgctgttttaatattttatattatatactgATGTAGCACTACGAAAGTTGGTAAaccctccgtccacttttacttttaaattttatatactaaaaaaaattgtccacttttacttgttgaatttgaaaaattatatcattttattcttattttaccttttattattaaatataattcatatcataatatttaaataatttataataattaataaaaataatataataaaataattattttatctattgCTTTGTAAGAGATATCACTACTAAAATATAAGGAATTAACGGTGGATAAAATTCTGTtgttaaacaacaaaaattgtatGTCAATCCATTTAGCTATGAATTAGTGATagattataaaaaattcaattggTTAGAAGTTTTTTAACAACGAATTAATTTAGGATTATCCATAAATTTTGTagttaattttatgtttttctataGTAAATATGTCAATTAaacatgaataaataattatggACGGAGGGGAATAAATATCTACCACACTATACTCTAAAAAGACACTATacattcttctttcattttaatttatgtgatataattaCTTTTTAGTCTGTtacactttatatatatataacttgaaATCATTTTTGAATATGTAAGTCAGAGAACATTACCTTTATAATATTCGAAGCATCTTTgactaactaaaaataattggaAAATTACTCTCCTctgaagaaaattatatttccaaaaaaagaaaagctactctttatccctaattacttgtccacttttgaattgacacaattaagaaaataattaatgacatagtgaattcatcattttacccctattaattatgaagtggatgaaaagttctacatttctcaaagtaattagtcatttaattgaggatataataggtaaaaagaatttatcctttcttaatttgtcaaaatggacaagtaattaggaacaactataaaagaaaaaatggacaagtaattaagaacaGAGGGAGTAAAGATCACCCAGGGAcggctcaacgtaattgggGGCTTAAAGCAAAATTTCAATTGAGGCCTaacaaatttcatatatatttattttaaaaattatttttataactatttagatgcaaattattacttaattatttttataaatgattttttcgagtacttctttttatttaaaatgattagttttagataaaattttatcaattaacgttgaaaaatattattttattaaagcaatcattatatgaattgttagcACAATTCTATAAGCAATAAGTTTGACAAACTTTAAGCAAAaatgagttttaaaaaataaatattgtgaatgttaaaaaagaaatataatatatatatatatatatatatatatatactttttattataaataattaatttttttaataaaaaaataacatataatttgtTCTTGATAAAAATTTGAGGCATTCCAAAATTGGAGGCCTAAGGTACATGCCTTAACTTTTATAAGGCAGAGCTGCCCTGAGATCACCTGAAAAAGGTACGAAaaatgaaaacatttttttttaataatttataataagaaatatatagaAGCCCACCATCTGGGATAGGTCAGATCTACATAAGTGCTTTTGATGCATTGAACGGTATAAATATTACTACCAAAATTAATCTACATTCATGGAACAATGTACAGTCTAAGTTTTTGCATTTAAGTATTACAGTTCTTgcatctcaatttatatgattttattcgaaaaaaaGTCAAATGTTATTTAAGTCGcaactttttttcatttgtaaAAGAAGAGTAGCTTAGTGTACAAAATATATCGTGTAAGTAAGATCTGGGGAAGGATTACACCTTAAAAGATGTGATGTagataatttatcataatacaaatattagttaCGGCTTTCACTACTCAAACTTATAATCTCTAAATCTTACGAAAATAACTTTTCTGAGATTGCACTTTTTacatatttctaattttaaatatttaaattgtcagtaattataacttataatataattttaaaatattaattttacttttaaaaaatataaaaatttaaccCTTTAAATAAAACGATACAATATAAAGTGAGACGGACTTTCTTCTAACTTAAAACCCCACTCACATGAGAGAAGTCAGAGAGATCTCATGCAGTCATGTCATGCCAGGGACGGCTGGTaagggttaaaaaaaaaagcattggCCTTATTTTAGGGGGGgctattttttagttaattaggtagaattacacttaaaaaaaataaaaaatttagaactaAGACAATAAATGAAAATGGCATTAATGAAGTGATAGATATGACAATTACTTTTTATCTTTCCAATAAAAattgtgtactttttttttaatgtacaagttattttattttatttttaccttattctttttctatatttttatatattctatcctcatatcttcttctcttctatttcttctcactttctcttttctaatcttACATCTCTCTTATTAA
Proteins encoded in this region:
- the LOC125862645 gene encoding transcription factor HEC2-like — translated: MDNIDLLKSSPCEDQMEMFMMQMENEMPMLDYSPRRSNNNNNNNNNINRNNFFEIIDHHNSPSTFLNNVPSSTIPFNDSRSPQIIHQESSITLPFLENSSRSNGKWSTSVKGNYKEQVSIASHLSTFPSHTLKRNSMVAMREMIFRIAAMQPIQIDPSSVKAPKRRNVKISSDPQSVAARHRREKISEKIRILQRLVPGGTKMDTASMLDEAIHYMKFLKKQVQSLEKVEINRHMPMSLSSNYYYPCHQSVQP